In Hyphomicrobiales bacterium, the genomic stretch TACCCTTCCTGCACAGCAAGACGCAGATCTTTGGCCGTTACGTCGTTTTGAAGGTCAACCCAAGCACGCTGCACACCTGTTCCGCTTGGTACATCCCAAAGCTCATAGGTTTCTGCAGCCGTCTTTTGATTAGATTTCAACGTAAGAGCTGGAACTTTCGCTTCTTTGAAGCCAGCAGCGATTGCCGCATGTGTTCCCGCTTTAACGCCTTCAGTCAAACAACTTGCAAGATCAAAGACCCCGTTACAGCTACCGGCAGATGTTTCTTTTTGCCATGAATGCGCTGGGCGGAAGCCTGCGATATTTTCGTCATATTTCAGCTTGCCGCGTGATTGCGAGAACAGGGAAACATTCGGATTATAACCGCCAGAAACTGCGATCAAATCACATTCAACCTGCTTGGTTGGACCTGTCGGCTGCCCATCTTGATCAAGCGTTCGGATGGAGGCTTGCTTCACCCGTGCGTGACCTTTGGTTCCAACAATGCCGGAACGTGGGAAGAGGTCAATGCTTGCTTCTGCTGCTTTTGCAAGAAGGCCAGCATCAATGCTTGGTCGCGCATCAACGATGCCCGCAATGTTGGCGCCCGCTTCTTTAAGCGCAAAGGCATTTGTCCATGCTGCGTCATTGTTCGCAAAGACGAGAATGTTTTTGCCCGGCAACGCACCATAGCGATACGCATAAGTTTGCGCGGCACTGGCAAGCATAACGCCTGGACGATCATTTTCGTGAAATGCGATTGAACGCTCAATCGCACCAGTTGCAAGCACGACATGTTTTGCACGCACCCGCCATAGGCGTTCACGCGGCGCACGTTCTGGACGATCGGCTGGTGCTAAATGGTCCGTGCATTTTTCCCATAGACCGACAAAGTTTTCTGCGTAATAGCCGAAGGCAGTTGTGCGGTTTAAAATAGTGACATTTTCACGGGCACGAAGAGCCGCCTCAGCAGCCACCACCCATTCAACAGGCTCTTGGTCATTCAACGTTGTTTCAGGCGTTTCGCCGAGCAATTGGCCACCAAGCTGATTGCTTTCATCAACGAGGATCACCCGTGCACCAGAAAGGCTTGCCGCTTCTGCTGCCATGAGGCCTGAAGGACCGCCACCAATGACCAGCACATCGCAGTGACGATTTACGTGCTCGTAGTTGTCTGGGTCAGCTTCCGTCGGGCTTTTGCCAAGACCGGCAGCTTTCCGAATAATCGGCTCAAACATCATCCAGGCACCCGGAGGGCCCATGAATGTTTTGTAGTAGAAGCCAGCCGGAATAAACCGCCACGCGTAATCGTTCATGCGGCCAACATCAAATTCTAGGGATGGCCATGCATTTTGGGAACGCACGGAAAGGCCCGCAAATACTTCTTGCTCTGTCACCCGCACGTTTGGCGTGGTTTCAGCATTGCCGTCACCCATTTGCACGAGTGCTGCTGGCTCTTCTGAGCCTATGCCCAAAATACCGCGCGGACGGTGATATTTGAAAGAGCGGCCAACCATATGCTGACCATTGGCGATCATCGCAGAGGCAATTGTATCCCCTTCAAAACCCAATACAGGCTTACCATCAAAGGTAAAACGCAGCGGTTTTGTGCGGTCAATTAGACCGCCTTTATCGAGACGATAGGTACTCATTTCGCGTCTCCTTCGGAAAGCTCTGCCACAACTTTTACGGCATCATTGCCTGAACCCAATAGCTCACCAGCTGGCGTTGCAGGCTCAGCGGTATCAACCTTAGGTGGCTTCTCACCTATTTTATAAAAACCATAGATCTCATCGGTAATTGTGCTGCGAAGGCCATTAAACCATTTGCCGCAACCGGCTGCATGCATCCAGCGTTCGGCGATAACGCCTTTTTCGTTGTGACGCAAAAACACAAAATCAGACCATTCAGCGTCGGTCATGTCATCACGCCATTCTGGTCGGTCAATATGAGCTTCGCCACCATGAGTAAACTCTGATTGGTCACGTTCGCCGCAATAGGGGCACTTAATTATAAACATTGTTTCATCCCCTCTTAGTGAGCAACCGCTGCAGCGCCGTGTTCGGCGACCAGCTTACCTGTTGCAAAACGCTCCATCGTAAATGGTGCAGCTATATCGTTCGGTTCGTCATTTGCGACAAGGTCTGCAAATACATGACCCGACCCCGGCGTAGCTTTCCAGCCGCCTGTGCCCCAGCCTGCATTGATATAGAAGCCTTTAACCGGCGTTTTCGTAATCAACGGACTAGCATCAGGGCAAACATCCACGATGCCGCCCCATTGGCGCACCATGCGGAGACGAGACATCATCGGGAACAATTCCATGACGGCTGCCATCTGCTCCTCAATAATGTTGAAACCACCGCGTTGGCTGTATGAGCAATAAGGATCAATACCAGCACCAATCACCATGCCGCCTTTATCCGACTGCGACACATAAACGTGCACTTGGTTGGACATTAATACACATGGCATAATCGGTTTTACAGGCTCTGATACCAAAGCTTGCAGCGGATGGCTTTCAATCGGCAATTTCAAATCTGCCATCTTCGCCATAACGCTTGAGTGCCCTGCAACAACAGAGGCAACTTTCGGCGTTTTGATATCGCCTTTTGTCGTGGAAAGACCTGTAATCTGACCGCCTTCAATCTTAAAGCCTGTCACTTCACATTGTTGAACAATATCAACGCCAAGCTGGTGAGCGGCACGGGCAAACGCCCAAACCACAGCATCGTGACGATTTGAACCGCCAGAGCGCTGCAATGAACCGCCAATAATTGGATAACGCACATCAGGACTGATGTTCACGAGCGGGCAGAATTCTTTGATTTGTTTTGCATCAAGCCATTCAGCCTCTACGCCGTTCAAACGGTTAGCCTCAACACGGCGCTTAATCGCGCGGGCCTCACCCTCATCATGGGCAACATTCACGACGCCGCGATGGCTCATCATGATGTTATAGTTCAGCTCACGGCCAAGGGTTTTCCAAAGGTCCAACGAATGGTCGTAAATCGCGGCACTTTCATCGTAGAGATAGTTAGAACGAATAATCGTGGTGTTACGGCCCGCATTGGCGCCGCCAATCCAGCCTTTTTCGATTACAGCAATATTGGTCATGCCGTGCTCTTTGGCCATATAATAAGCGGTTGCCAAACCATGGCCGCCGCCGCCAATTATCACAGCGTCATAAGAATCCTTAGGTGTTGTCGAAAGACCCCACGCAGGTTCCCAATCTTTATGACCCTTAAGGCCTTGCTTTAAGAGGCTCATTACGGAGTAGTTACGCATGTGCTCTCGATCCTATCTCTATTTTAAACGATATTGGTTTAGCTCTTATCATAAATTCTTGTAATCAAAAGAGCTATTATATCAATCAATTGTGCGACACGTTGGACGGCGGTTTTGTCGCCTTCAAAACAAAAGTCATTTCAACGTAAATATTCTGTTTGAAAGTTGAAAACTCTCTGCTAACAATTTTTGAGACACTACTGCCGTGTGGGGGTTTAAACGCATGGAAGCCACTTCGCCAACTATGGCCATGCCCAAAC encodes the following:
- a CDS encoding 2Fe-2S iron-sulfur cluster-binding protein, with amino-acid sequence MSTYRLDKGGLIDRTKPLRFTFDGKPVLGFEGDTIASAMIANGQHMVGRSFKYHRPRGILGIGSEEPAALVQMGDGNAETTPNVRVTEQEVFAGLSVRSQNAWPSLEFDVGRMNDYAWRFIPAGFYYKTFMGPPGAWMMFEPIIRKAAGLGKSPTEADPDNYEHVNRHCDVLVIGGGPSGLMAAEAASLSGARVILVDESNQLGGQLLGETPETTLNDQEPVEWVVAAEAALRARENVTILNRTTAFGYYAENFVGLWEKCTDHLAPADRPERAPRERLWRVRAKHVVLATGAIERSIAFHENDRPGVMLASAAQTYAYRYGALPGKNILVFANNDAAWTNAFALKEAGANIAGIVDARPSIDAGLLAKAAEASIDLFPRSGIVGTKGHARVKQASIRTLDQDGQPTGPTKQVECDLIAVSGGYNPNVSLFSQSRGKLKYDENIAGFRPAHSWQKETSAGSCNGVFDLASCLTEGVKAGTHAAIAAGFKEAKVPALTLKSNQKTAAETYELWDVPSGTGVQRAWVDLQNDVTAKDLRLAVQEG
- a CDS encoding sarcosine oxidase subunit delta, which translates into the protein MFIIKCPYCGERDQSEFTHGGEAHIDRPEWRDDMTDAEWSDFVFLRHNEKGVIAERWMHAAGCGKWFNGLRSTITDEIYGFYKIGEKPPKVDTAEPATPAGELLGSGNDAVKVVAELSEGDAK
- a CDS encoding sarcosine oxidase subunit beta family protein translates to MRNYSVMSLLKQGLKGHKDWEPAWGLSTTPKDSYDAVIIGGGGHGLATAYYMAKEHGMTNIAVIEKGWIGGANAGRNTTIIRSNYLYDESAAIYDHSLDLWKTLGRELNYNIMMSHRGVVNVAHDEGEARAIKRRVEANRLNGVEAEWLDAKQIKEFCPLVNISPDVRYPIIGGSLQRSGGSNRHDAVVWAFARAAHQLGVDIVQQCEVTGFKIEGGQITGLSTTKGDIKTPKVASVVAGHSSVMAKMADLKLPIESHPLQALVSEPVKPIMPCVLMSNQVHVYVSQSDKGGMVIGAGIDPYCSYSQRGGFNIIEEQMAAVMELFPMMSRLRMVRQWGGIVDVCPDASPLITKTPVKGFYINAGWGTGGWKATPGSGHVFADLVANDEPNDIAAPFTMERFATGKLVAEHGAAAVAH